GACGCCGAACCTTGGGAAGATCGATACGTGGGTCATCTGAGAGGTACACACGCTGACTTTTGGGGATGCGGATGGGTCTTCGCGCCTCGGTGTCATACACGAACCAGAGCGAGCCAGCCCTGGCATAGCGCGAGCCATCCGGTGAGCCCAGCGTGAAGTCACGTTCGACCATAGTGCGCCTGAGTTCCGGACACCACGTGCCGATGCGTATGGGATCACCCAACCTCGGTAGGCCGGTGATCTCTATCTGCCAAGCCGTGATGAGCCAAGCATAATGGTGCGCGACCATGTGACTCACTCCAAGGCCGATGCTCTCGGAGTGGAAGGTCGAACAGTCCTGCAGGTAGTTCACAAGTGCACACACCGAAAGCGTGGCACCCTCGTCACACTCGCTGTAGCGGACCCTACTGTCAAAGGAGTACATGGTCGTCCCTAGCGCATTAGGGCATGGCGCAGGTGGCGCCCGTGCCAACTGTCTCGCCGCTCGTGCCGACACCGTCCGCTGGCGCATAACGACTCGTTCGATCGACGATGAGTCGATTGCAGGCAGGGAGCACCTGTGCATGAAAGCCACAGGTCACCCCACGGGTTACCTCACCATCCACCTGCAGTGGCATCGCCTTGGTCGAGCTTACGTGGATGTCACGTCCCCGCAGGTGCTCGATGTGGGGCCTGTCGATGTTCTTGCCCGTCCTGTCGAGCAGCCCTGCGAACATGGGTCTGATGAGGCCTACGGTCTCAGACGCCTCGAGAACCATGAGATCGAGCATGCCATCGTCCATGCGACAGTTGGGGACGAGTTCGATGCCACCCTGCATCATGGCGTTATTGCAGGCGACGCAGGAGATTCCGTCGTACTCGAAGTGCCTGCCGTCACAGTCTACAGAGAAGTGTGCGACGTCTGGATGCATGTTCGAGAGGGCGGCGGCGAAGTAGGCGGCCTCGCCCATGCTCCTCTTGTTGGGTAGCGCCGCCTTCATGATCTGGGCATCAAAACCCATCCCTGCCATGAGCGCAAAGCCACGAGTATGGGACACGCCACTCTCGTCCTGCCAGCTCATCTCACCGAGATCGGTCCTGGCAAAGACCCCACCATGGCAGGCGCGCGCAAGCATGCGGGGCTCCATGGCGTTGCCGAGATTGGCGAAGAGCAG
The DNA window shown above is from Olsenella sp. oral taxon 807 and carries:
- a CDS encoding diacylglycerol kinase family protein; translation: MHSLIVHNSRSGFGSDAIFEFERFLLDEGDDCFLRVLPRRGGGREAVRDAEDFDVVVISGGDGTAASVLYALREREVSVCIFPSGTANLLFANLGNAMEPRMLARACHGGVFARTDLGEMSWQDESGVSHTRGFALMAGMGFDAQIMKAALPNKRSMGEAAYFAAALSNMHPDVAHFSVDCDGRHFEYDGISCVACNNAMMQGGIELVPNCRMDDGMLDLMVLEASETVGLIRPMFAGLLDRTGKNIDRPHIEHLRGRDIHVSSTKAMPLQVDGEVTRGVTCGFHAQVLPACNRLIVDRTSRYAPADGVGTSGETVGTGATCAMP
- a CDS encoding acyl-[acyl-carrier-protein] thioesterase produces the protein MYSFDSRVRYSECDEGATLSVCALVNYLQDCSTFHSESIGLGVSHMVAHHYAWLITAWQIEITGLPRLGDPIRIGTWCPELRRTMVERDFTLGSPDGSRYARAGSLWFVYDTEARRPIRIPKSQRVYLSDDPRIDLPKVRRRLHVTGDFDLAPPVTVGVWQLDTNRHMNNVHYIQIALDAIREVEGDLTLPHRICVQYKTMALLGDTIVPRIHTEEGAWVVDLRGEAHQSYAIVRLEHA